In a genomic window of Streptomyces sp. SJL17-4:
- a CDS encoding DciA family protein, with product MSEENLPQPVDTPAAPSVPEPSGVDLARVALRAAKEQAKARGAAAQQKKQARRGGGLRSGARADGRDPMALGAAINRLITERGWETPAAVGGVMGRWPQIVGEDLAKHCVPVRFDDEPDARVLTVQCDSTAWATQLRLLAPTLVARLNEDLGHGTVRMIKVLGPGGPRRGYGPLRAPGSVGPGDTYG from the coding sequence ATGAGCGAGGAAAACCTTCCCCAGCCTGTGGATACTCCTGCGGCGCCGTCCGTTCCCGAACCCTCCGGGGTGGATCTCGCGCGGGTCGCGCTGCGCGCCGCCAAGGAGCAGGCGAAGGCCAGGGGCGCGGCCGCCCAGCAGAAGAAGCAGGCCCGGCGCGGGGGCGGTCTGCGCTCCGGCGCGCGCGCCGACGGGCGTGACCCGATGGCGCTCGGCGCCGCGATCAACCGACTGATCACCGAGCGGGGCTGGGAGACGCCGGCGGCGGTCGGCGGGGTCATGGGCCGCTGGCCGCAGATCGTCGGCGAGGACCTGGCGAAGCACTGCGTACCGGTGAGGTTCGACGACGAGCCGGACGCGCGGGTGCTGACCGTGCAGTGCGACTCGACGGCGTGGGCCACGCAGCTGCGTCTCCTCGCGCCGACGCTGGTGGCGCGGCTCAACGAGGACCTCGGTCACGGCACCGTGCGGATGATCAAGGTGCTGGGGCCGGGCGGGCCCCGGCGGGGGTACGGGCCGCTGCGGGCACCGGGGTCCGTGGGACCCGGAGATACCTACGGGTAG
- the recF gene encoding DNA replication/repair protein RecF: MHVTHLSLADFRSYARVEVPLDPGVTAFVGANGQGKTNLVEAVGYLATLSSHRVASDAPLVRMGAERAVIRAAVTQGERSQLVELELNPGRANRARINRSSQVRPRDVLGIVRTVLFAPEDLALVKGDPGERRRFLDELITARTPRMAGVRSDYERVLKQRNTLLKSAAMARRHGGRGMDLSTLDVWDQHLARAGAELLAQRLDLIAVLQPLADKAYEQLAPGGGPILLEYRPSAPGTGHTREELYEQLIAALAEVRKQEIERGVTLVGPHRDELLLKLGELPAKGYASHGESWSYALALRLASYDLLRSEGNEPVLVLDDVFAELDARRRERLAELVAGGEQVLVTAAVDDDVPGVLAGTRYQVAGGTVERV, from the coding sequence ATGCACGTCACGCATCTGTCGCTGGCCGACTTCCGCTCCTACGCCCGGGTCGAGGTCCCGCTCGACCCGGGCGTCACCGCTTTCGTGGGCGCGAACGGCCAGGGCAAGACCAATCTGGTCGAGGCCGTCGGCTATCTCGCGACCCTCTCCAGCCACCGCGTCGCCTCCGACGCCCCGCTCGTCCGGATGGGGGCGGAACGCGCGGTCATCCGCGCCGCCGTCACCCAGGGCGAGCGCTCCCAGCTGGTCGAGCTCGAACTCAACCCGGGCCGGGCCAACCGTGCCCGCATCAACAGGTCCTCGCAGGTCAGACCGCGTGATGTGCTCGGAATCGTACGGACCGTGCTGTTCGCGCCCGAGGACCTCGCCCTGGTGAAGGGCGACCCCGGCGAGCGCCGGCGCTTCCTCGACGAGCTGATCACGGCGCGCACGCCGCGCATGGCGGGCGTGCGCTCCGACTACGAGCGCGTGCTCAAGCAGCGCAACACGCTCCTGAAGTCCGCGGCGATGGCCCGCCGGCACGGCGGCCGGGGCATGGACCTGTCCACCCTCGACGTCTGGGACCAGCACCTGGCGCGGGCCGGGGCCGAGCTCCTCGCCCAGCGGCTCGACCTGATCGCCGTACTGCAGCCGCTCGCGGACAAGGCGTACGAGCAGCTCGCCCCCGGCGGCGGACCGATTCTGCTGGAGTACCGGCCCTCCGCGCCCGGCACCGGGCACACCCGCGAGGAGCTGTACGAGCAGCTGATCGCCGCGCTGGCCGAGGTGCGCAAGCAGGAGATCGAGCGGGGCGTCACCCTCGTCGGACCCCACCGCGACGAGCTGCTCCTCAAGCTCGGCGAGCTGCCCGCGAAGGGGTACGCCAGCCACGGCGAGTCCTGGTCGTACGCGCTCGCGCTGCGGCTCGCCTCGTACGACCTGCTGAGGTCCGAGGGCAACGAGCCCGTCCTCGTCCTCGACGACGTCTTCGCCGAGCTGGACGCGCGCCGGCGCGAACGGCTCGCGGAGCTGGTGGCGGGCGGCGAGCAGGTCCTGGTGACAGCCGCTGTGGACGACGACGTGCCGGGGGTCCTCGCGGGGACGCGGTACCAGGTGGCCGGAGGGACGGTGGAGCGCGTATGA